The Pocillopora verrucosa isolate sample1 chromosome 2, ASM3666991v2, whole genome shotgun sequence genome has a segment encoding these proteins:
- the LOC131790620 gene encoding homeobox protein BarH-like 1, with protein MFYQDPFLLYQQPPFCHGSSSARNAPSRSSFRIDDILVPRQPFLVPKQPSFQEPRSSVPNNNPLKFGMHSILTQRQREEVPMFQDPSPEVLSQLPVYFRVKPTLRTPSGRRCRKSRTVFTDLQLRVLEKTFAEQKYLDTSNRAKLAQTLGLNETQVKTWFQNRRMKWKKESVPANNQESSTSRNEDSNAPGDEKSDEIVTETGKASMDKKVE; from the exons ATGTTTTACCAAGACCCTTTCCTGCTCTACCAACAACCGCCATTTTGTCACGGTAGTTCGAGTGCAAGAAATGCGCCAAGCCGTTCTTCTTTCAGGATCGACGACATTTTGGTCCCACGTCAACCTTTCCTTGTCCCTAAACAGCCAAGTTTTCAGGAGCCTAGATCTTCTGTTCCAAACAACAACCCGTTAAAATTTGGTATGCACTCGATTCTCACACAAAGGCAGCGAGAGGAAGTTCCAATGTTTCAAG ATCCAAGTCCTGAAGTTTTAAGCCAACTGCCAGTGTACTTCCGCGTAAAGCCAACTTTGCGGACACCGAGTGGACGAAGATGTCGCAAGTCGCGCACGGTTTTCACAGATCTGCAGCTCCGTGTTTTAGAGAAAACGTTCGCGGAACAAAAGTATTTAGACACGTCGAACCGCGCAAAGCTTGCGCAAACGTTGGGATTGAACGAGACGCAAGTAAAGACATGGTTTCAAAACAGAAGGATGAAGTGGAAGAAGGAATCAGTTCCAGCAAATAACCAGGAATCCTCAACAAGTAGAAACGAAGACTCAAATGCACCAGGAGACGAAAAATCCGATGAAATCGTCACAGAGACCGGAAAAGCCTCCATGGACAAAAAGGTAGAATGA